One Deltaproteobacteria bacterium genomic window carries:
- the xdhC gene encoding xanthine dehydrogenase accessory protein XdhC, whose product MDVWRAAQRMLAAGEAPVLVTVIDARGSTPRHAGAHMLVRADGSIAGTIGGGRIEKDAIDAAMRVHAGEPAQRLTRHLVRDLAMCCGGSMDLWVEPAAASRDALVAVARALDDRVPCELVTPLDGAPKRVRAPTGVRRPRVDGDEFVEPVRPPDRLVLFGAGHVARAIGPLAHGVGFEVVVCDDGEVVDVPSPPAWASAWVDSFDPADVERAIGPLGDGDYAVIVTRDHAIDQRVLERLIGNDALAYIGLIGSRRKVERFRARLDAKGLVDDARWARLHAPVGLAIGAETPEEIAVAIVAELIRERRR is encoded by the coding sequence ATGGACGTGTGGCGCGCCGCCCAACGGATGCTCGCGGCTGGCGAGGCGCCCGTGCTCGTGACGGTGATCGACGCGCGGGGGTCCACGCCGCGCCACGCGGGAGCGCACATGCTCGTGCGCGCCGACGGTTCGATCGCCGGGACGATCGGCGGCGGGCGGATCGAGAAAGACGCGATCGACGCGGCGATGCGGGTGCACGCCGGCGAGCCGGCGCAGCGGCTCACGCGCCACCTGGTTCGCGACCTCGCGATGTGCTGCGGCGGCTCGATGGACCTTTGGGTCGAGCCGGCCGCGGCGAGTCGCGATGCGCTGGTCGCGGTGGCGCGCGCGCTGGATGACCGGGTCCCGTGCGAACTCGTCACACCGCTGGATGGCGCGCCCAAGCGCGTGCGCGCGCCGACCGGCGTGCGCCGGCCGCGGGTCGACGGCGACGAATTCGTCGAGCCGGTGCGGCCGCCGGATCGCCTGGTGTTGTTCGGCGCCGGCCACGTCGCGCGCGCCATCGGGCCGCTCGCGCACGGCGTCGGTTTCGAGGTCGTCGTGTGCGACGACGGCGAGGTGGTCGACGTCCCGTCGCCGCCCGCGTGGGCGAGCGCGTGGGTGGACTCGTTCGATCCGGCGGACGTCGAGCGCGCCATCGGGCCGCTCGGCGACGGCGACTACGCGGTCATCGTCACCCGCGATCACGCGATCGACCAGCGCGTGCTCGAGAGGCTGATCGGCAACGACGCGCTCGCGTACATCGGCCTGATCGGCAGCCGCCGCAAGGTCGAGCGATTTCGCGCGCGGCTCGACGCCAAGGGGTTGGTCGACGACGCTCGATGGGCGCGCCTGCACGCGCCGGTCGGGCTCGCGATCGGCGCCGAGACGCCCGAGGAGATCGCGGTGGCGATCGTGGCCGAGCTGATCCGCGAGCGCCGGCGGTGA